In Girardinichthys multiradiatus isolate DD_20200921_A chromosome 18, DD_fGirMul_XY1, whole genome shotgun sequence, a single window of DNA contains:
- the fzd4 gene encoding frizzled-4 — translation MPGTVMMMVSLSLLLVCPLFMAIDAFGDDEEEMTCDPIRISMCQGLGYNVTKMPNLVGNVLQSDAELQLTTFTPLIQYGCSSQLKFFLCSVYVPMCTDKVPIPIGPCKSMCLSVKKKCLPVLHEFGFIWPEVLNCSLFPPLNDHNHMCMEGPGDEDPPYQPVRHPPHQEECQALGSAPEQYTWLKQTESCTLQCGYDSGLYRRGAKVFTDAWMAVWAVLCFLSTTLTVLTFLLDSQRFSYPERPIIFLSMCCNLYSVAYLVRLTLGRERVSCDLDATAVPILVQEGLKSTGCAIVFLLLYFFGMASSLWWVILTLTWFLAAGLKWGHEAIEMHSSYFHIAAWAIPAVKTIVILIMRLVDADDLTGLCYVGNLQQEALTGFVVAPLATYLLIGTLFICAGLVALFKIRSNLQKDGAKTDKLERLMVKIGVFSILYTVPASTVIGCYLYQLSNWDEFKTSPWDSYVASEMLRIFMSLLVGITSGMWIWSAKTLHTWQRCSTRLLKDSRASRGSKRVPGESWIKPGKGNETVV, via the exons ATGCCTGGGACGGTGATGATGATGGTTTCGCTCTCGCTCCTCTTGGTCTGCCCGCTATTTATGGCCATCGACGCGTTTGGCGACGACGAGGAGGAGATGACCTGCGACCCGATCCGGATCAGCATGTGCCAGGGTCTGGGCTACAACGTCACCAAGATGCCCAACCTGGTGGGCAACGTGCTGCAGTCGGACGCCGAGCTGCAGCTGACCACGTTCACGCCGCTCATACAATACGGCTGCTCCAGTCAGCTCAAG TTCTTCCTTTGCTCAGTTTATGTGCCCATGTGCACGGATAAGGTCCCCATCCCCATTGGGCCATGTAAGAGCATGTGTTTGTCCGTCAAGAAAAAGTGCCTCCCTGTTCTCCACGAGTTTGGCTTCATATGGCCTGAG GTGCTCAACTGCAGCCTTTTCCCACCTCTAAACGACCACAACCACATGTGCATGGAGGGCCCAGGCGATGAGGACCCCCCATACCAGCCGGTCCGCCACCCTCCCCACCAGGAGGAGTGTCAGGCACTGGGATCTGCACCTGAACAGTATACTTGGCTCAAACAGACTGAAAGCTGTACCCTCCAGTGCGGATACGACAGCGGCCTCTACCGACGGGGGGCCAAAGTCTTCACGGACGCCTGGATGGCAGTGTGGGCCGTGCTGTGCTTCTTGTCGACCACTCTGACGGTCCTAACCTTTCTCCTGGACTCACAGCGTTTCTCCTACCCGGAGAGGCCGATCATCTTTCTTTCAATGTGCTGCAATCTGTACAGTGTGGCTTACCTG GTACGGCTGACTCTTGGAAGAGAACGAGTTTCCTGTGACTTGGATGCCACTGCCGTTCCGATTCTGGTCCAGGAAGGATTAAAAAGCACTGGCTGTGCCATAGTCTTTCTCCTCCTCTATTTCTTTGGCATGGCCTCCTCACTCTG GTGGGTGATCCTAACCCTCACCTGGTTTTTGGCTGCTGGACTGAAATGGGGCCACGAGGCAATTGAAATGCATAGTTCATACTTCCACATTGCGGCCTGGGCCATCCCAGCTGTTAAAACCATTGTTATCCTAATAATGAGGCTGGTGGATGCTGATGATCTCACAGGGCTGTGCTACGTTGGTAACCTGCAGCAAGAGGCCCTCACAGGCTTTGTGGTTGCACCATTAGCGACATACCTTCTCATAG GCACGCTGTTCATCTGCGCAGGCCTGGTTGCTCTTTTCAAGATCCGCTCTAATCTGCAGAAGGACGGAGCCAAAACAGACAAACTGGAGCGTCTAATGGTGAAGATCGGGGTGTTCTCCATTCTTTACACAGTTCCAGCATCCACAGTCATCGGGTGTTACCTCTACCAGCTCTCTAACTGGGATGAGTTCAAGACCAGCCCCTGGGACTCATACGTGGCATCAGAGATGCTGCGGATCTTCATGTCGCTGCTCGTGGGCATTACATCGGGAATGTGGATTTGGTCGGCGAAGACCCTCCACACCTGGCAGCGCTGCTCCACCCGGCTGCTAAAGGACAGCCGGGCGAGCCGAGGCAGCAAAAGGGTGCCGGGTGAGAGCTGGATCAAACCGGGAAAGGGCAACGAGACAGTTGTGTGA